From Bacillota bacterium:
TTAAAATTAAAATAATTAAGCTCCTCAAATTTATGAGGAGCAATTGTAAAAGTTAACCTGTGCAAGGATCACATATAAGGATTTCTACTTCTCTGTCACCGGTGATATCTACTCTAAGAACTCTGAAATAATCTTTATAATCATTATTTTGGTAACGTGGAGGAGCCGTTACTTTTATTCCGGAGATTTTAATACCTTCTTTCTCTAACATTTTCACAGCATTTTTTAAGTCCAAACCAATAACATCAGGCATGTCCATAATTAAACTTCAAGAATCTCCTGTCCCTTTAATTCAGTTATTTTGTCAATTTCCGAGATATATTTGTCAGTTAGAGCTTGAATATCCTTCTCAGCATCTTTAAGGTCATCTTCTGTTATTTCACCTTCTTTTTTTAGAATCCTGTATTCTTCTATAGCTTCTCTTCTTATAGCTCTTACAGCTACCTTTGAGTCTTCTCCATATTTCTTAACTACTTTCAGTAATTCTTTTCTTCTCTCCTCCGTAAGAATTGGAAACACCAACCTGATTACCCTTCCGTCATTATTTGGGTTTATACCTATATCAGATTTTTGAATTGCTTTTTCAATGTCTTTTAATGTATTTATATCCCATGGTTGTATTACTATGACCCTGGCCTCCGGTACTGAGATATTGGCCAACTGATTAATTGGAGTAGGTACACCATAATAATCAACAGTTACTTTATCCAATATTGCCGGATTTGCTCTTCCTGCCCTCAACCGGGCTAATTCCTGTTTTAATACACTTATTGTTTTATTCATTTTTTCTTCAATCTGCTTATATTCATCTTTAGACATATTAACCCTCCCCTTATTATGTAATTGATGTCCCGATATCCTCGCCCAGGACAACCTTTACAATATTTTTTGGATCATCAATGCCAAACACTATTATAGGTATTTCATTATCCATACATAATGATGTAGCAGTAGAATCCATTACTCCAAGCCTTTGATTTATAATATCCAAATGGGATATCTTGTTATATTTTTTTGCGTTAGGGTTCTTTACAGGATCGTCGTCATATACGCCATCAACTTTCTTTGCAAGTAATATAACTTCTGCATCAATTTCAGCAGCCCTTAAGGCAGCGGCGGTATCCGTAGAAAAATAAGGATTACCTGTACCACAGGCAAATATTACTATCCTCTTTTTCTCCAGGTGCCTTACTGCCCTTCTCCTTATATAGGGTTCCGCTATTTGCCTCATTTCAATTGCCGTCTGTACTCTTACAGGTATACCCTTTGACTCCAAAGAATCCTGGAGAGCAAGGGCATTTATTACAGTAGCCAGCATACCCATATGATCAGCAGTAGTACGATCCATCCCTTTGCCGCTCCTTCCCCTCCAAAAGTTACCTCCCCCTACAACAATAGCTATTTCCACGCCTAATTCAAATATTTCTTTTATGTTGTTGGTAATCCCATCCAATGTTTCAACATCCAGTCCAAAGTTATTCTTTCCTGCCAGGGCTTCCCCACTAATTTTCAGTACCACCCTTTTATACTTGGCACTCTGCATAGATAATTTCCTCCGCTTTTTACAAAGACTACCATTATAAACAAGCATATAACCTTTAAAAAAAGGGACATATATTGTTATATGTCCCTTTTTTAAGCTAACAACCAATTTGTTTCATTACCTCATCTGCAAAATTCTCTTCTTTTTTTTCAATTCCTTCTCCTCTTTCAAACCTTGCAAATCTTCTAATGTTGATATTTTCCCCTATCAAGGCAATTTTCTCCATTAGAAGTTCATTAATTGTTTTATCAGGGTCCCTTATCCATTGTTGCTCTAATAGGCAGACTTCCTTATAAAACTTTTCTAATCTTCCCTCAACCATTTTCTCAATAACTTTCTCAGGTTTCCCCTCATTGAGAGCTTGGGCCCTCAGAATTTCCTTTTCCTTTTCAATAACTGCGGCAGGTACATCTTCTCTTCTTATATATTCAGGTTTAGTTGCAGCAATTTGCATTGCTATGTCTTTTACAAATTTTCTGAATTCTTCATTTTTAGCTGCAA
This genomic window contains:
- a CDS encoding PASTA domain-containing protein; amino-acid sequence: MDMPDVIGLDLKNAVKMLEKEGIKISGIKVTAPPRYQNNDYKDYFRVLRVDITGDREVEILICDPCTG
- a CDS encoding UMP kinase, whose amino-acid sequence is MQSAKYKRVVLKISGEALAGKNNFGLDVETLDGITNNIKEIFELGVEIAIVVGGGNFWRGRSGKGMDRTTADHMGMLATVINALALQDSLESKGIPVRVQTAIEMRQIAEPYIRRRAVRHLEKKRIVIFACGTGNPYFSTDTAAALRAAEIDAEVILLAKKVDGVYDDDPVKNPNAKKYNKISHLDIINQRLGVMDSTATSLCMDNEIPIIVFGIDDPKNIVKVVLGEDIGTSIT
- the tsf gene encoding translation elongation factor Ts is translated as MITADMVKQLREKVGAGMMDCKRALVEANGDMEKAIEYLREKGLASAAKKAGRIAAEGIVDAYIHGDGRIGVLVEVNVETDFAAKNEEFRKFVKDIAMQIAATKPEYIRREDVPAAVIEKEKEILRAQALNEGKPEKVIEKMVEGRLEKFYKEVCLLEQQWIRDPDKTINELLMEKIALIGENINIRRFARFERGEGIEKKEENFADEVMKQIGC
- the frr gene encoding ribosome recycling factor, which encodes MSKDEYKQIEEKMNKTISVLKQELARLRAGRANPAILDKVTVDYYGVPTPINQLANISVPEARVIVIQPWDINTLKDIEKAIQKSDIGINPNNDGRVIRLVFPILTEERRKELLKVVKKYGEDSKVAVRAIRREAIEEYRILKKEGEITEDDLKDAEKDIQALTDKYISEIDKITELKGQEILEV